The Shewanella mangrovisoli genome has a window encoding:
- the ftsA gene encoding cell division protein FtsA: MTKNQDRNLIVGLDIGTSKVAVIIGEVLPDGEISIVGLGNHPSRGMDKGGVNDLDSIVRSVQRALDQAELMADCQVSSVYLSISGKHIACQNENGMVSINDEEVTQEDVDNVIHTARSVKIPTERRILHVLPQEYAIDVQDGIRSPIGMSGMRMEAKVHIVTCANDMAKNITKSVERCGLKVDDLVFSGIASADAVLTFDEKDLGVCIVDIGGGTTDIAVYTNGALRHCAVVPVAGNQVTNDIAKIFRTPSSHAEQIKVQFACARSSMVSREDSIEVPSVGGRPSRSMSRHTLAEVVEPRYQELFELVLKELKDSGLEDQIAAGIVLTGGTASIQGVVDIAEATFGMPVRVASPLPIKGLYEYVDQSIYSTGVGLLHYGARRVLERQFERPERQGVTSAWNRVQSWFKGEF, from the coding sequence ATGACCAAAAACCAAGATAGAAATCTGATCGTCGGATTGGACATAGGAACCTCTAAAGTCGCAGTGATCATAGGCGAAGTTCTGCCCGATGGCGAAATCAGCATAGTCGGCCTTGGTAACCACCCTTCAAGGGGCATGGATAAGGGTGGCGTTAACGATTTAGACTCCATCGTGCGCAGTGTGCAACGCGCGCTCGATCAAGCGGAATTAATGGCAGACTGCCAAGTATCATCGGTTTACCTGAGCATCTCCGGTAAACATATCGCCTGCCAAAACGAAAATGGCATGGTGTCGATTAACGATGAAGAAGTGACACAGGAAGACGTCGACAACGTGATCCACACCGCGCGCTCGGTGAAGATCCCGACCGAACGTCGCATTCTGCATGTGTTACCACAGGAATATGCGATTGACGTACAAGACGGCATTCGCAGCCCTATCGGCATGTCAGGCATGCGGATGGAAGCCAAGGTACACATAGTGACCTGCGCCAACGATATGGCGAAGAACATCACTAAGAGTGTTGAACGCTGTGGCTTGAAGGTCGATGACTTAGTGTTCTCCGGCATTGCGTCGGCGGATGCGGTATTAACCTTCGATGAAAAAGACTTAGGTGTGTGTATCGTCGATATCGGCGGTGGCACGACGGATATCGCAGTGTACACCAATGGTGCGCTGCGTCACTGCGCGGTTGTGCCGGTTGCGGGCAACCAAGTGACCAATGATATCGCGAAGATTTTCCGCACACCTTCGTCACATGCTGAACAAATTAAAGTGCAGTTCGCCTGTGCGCGCAGCTCCATGGTGAGCCGCGAAGACAGTATCGAAGTGCCTTCTGTCGGTGGTCGTCCATCGCGTAGCATGTCACGCCATACTTTGGCCGAAGTGGTTGAGCCGAGATATCAAGAGCTGTTTGAGTTAGTGCTCAAGGAGCTGAAAGACAGTGGTTTAGAAGATCAAATCGCCGCAGGTATCGTGCTCACAGGCGGTACTGCTTCGATCCAAGGCGTGGTGGACATCGCGGAGGCAACCTTTGGGATGCCGGTTCGCGTCGCCTCACCATTGCCGATTAAAGGGTTATACGAATACGTGGATCAGTCTATTTACTCCACTGGGGTTGGATTGCTTCATTACGGTGC
- a CDS encoding cell division protein FtsQ/DivIB, with the protein MSRVNWYLWSGIGFLWLVIGSFVFGGYQLHKFLNDASTLPIEAVAIKGERTYTTDRDIQIALQDLMQRSFFSADITLVQQALEALPWVYRASVRREWPAKLRVYLQEQQPVAHWNGTAWLNVHGEVFEAPSHPELEHLPYLSGPDDMGTEVLTAYAQVNSLLKINGFTLANLSLTPRHAWHATLGNGIVLDLGREDKMARIQRFITVYPLLAKQDKPIARVDLRYDTGLAVGWGDAQTREPIINDQKPR; encoded by the coding sequence ATGTCACGGGTTAATTGGTACCTGTGGAGCGGAATTGGTTTTTTATGGCTAGTCATTGGGAGTTTTGTTTTTGGTGGCTACCAACTGCATAAGTTTTTAAATGATGCCAGCACGCTGCCCATTGAGGCTGTGGCCATCAAAGGTGAACGGACTTACACCACAGATAGAGATATACAAATTGCACTACAGGATTTAATGCAGCGGAGTTTTTTCAGCGCAGACATCACTTTAGTGCAACAGGCCTTAGAAGCCTTACCTTGGGTGTATCGCGCGTCAGTGAGGCGTGAATGGCCAGCGAAACTCAGGGTGTATTTACAGGAGCAACAACCGGTCGCCCATTGGAATGGTACCGCTTGGCTCAATGTGCATGGTGAAGTGTTTGAAGCGCCATCGCATCCTGAGCTAGAGCATCTGCCTTATTTATCTGGGCCAGATGATATGGGGACCGAAGTGTTAACCGCCTACGCGCAGGTTAACTCGCTACTGAAGATTAATGGCTTTACCTTGGCCAATTTGAGTTTAACGCCACGTCATGCGTGGCACGCGACACTGGGTAACGGTATTGTTTTAGACCTAGGTCGAGAAGATAAAATGGCAAGGATACAAAGGTTTATCACTGTTTATCCGTTACTGGCGAAACAAGATAAACCGATTGCCAGAGTGGATTTGCGCTACGACACAGGGTTGGCCGTAGGCTGGGGCGATGCACAAACAAGAGAGCCGATAATTAATGACCAAAAACCAAGATAG